Proteins co-encoded in one Alphaproteobacteria bacterium genomic window:
- a CDS encoding thioesterase domain-containing protein, giving the protein MMEEIAIIGLACRVPEAEHATRFWQNLLTAKDSVSHFSSKEIQQDAEAPSNHYVAAKGVLKDAECFDHEFFDIPPSVAKWLDPQQRIFLETCYHALEDSGYAQHAAGRSIGVFAGASFNTYLTENLQKHPQLFDKADWHQLVINNSADFLSTRVAYAFDLQGPAQTIQTACSSSLVAVHHACTSLLTYQCDMALAGGISITSPIKGGYDYKENSVFSASGTCRPFDENADGMVPGNGAGVVILKRLSDALVDNDHIYAVIAGSAINNDGRNKMSFAAPTAKGQVNVIRAAADFAGISPAQFAFVETHGTGTKLGDRIELSALNEVLTEAGAADCALTSTKANIGHLDAAAGVIGLIRSALSLHHGIIAPSANFSALPKELSAKDSAYYINKTTKKLPAAHNYAGVSSFGIGGTNAHAIIRSIPKNQNAVLHKHEYYILPLSAKSPQALNRLKASYLEYVAEVPADSICNVAYSLQCHRKHYAFRDYITLDTQGNITTLPKGSDSYKQAQLWLQGTVKASAIQSFASGCKMPLLPSYAFKRKRCWLADDVAHKPAALSAQFTAPPAIHATTNIAEAIRTILKEQLGVKEIDDEQRFEDMGIDSFLSIDLLCLIEERTGKTLAYETFMQHDSVYKLSAYIASLTKNSPPPTHPVDSSLCILLKAGDTELAPIFMIHPAGGSVTVFRDICQSMQTKRCIYGIQALPNLAASFKRSTIAHMAKDYLVAIQAKQPYGPYALCGSSMGGAVAYEIAALLQAQGEQIELLAMLDTPSPSRPSVVPETDEAVMEAIREFSPQVHAQLVDSLNTSQIRTQEFIKLWRLHHDSVFNYSPAAYIGQIMYFYATERDRFTQPNLHEGWQHLVASKGGFCMHTVQGNHITMHLAPHAKHIANVLSSELSNGFISQKVVVAG; this is encoded by the coding sequence ATGATGGAAGAAATCGCAATTATCGGTTTGGCCTGCCGTGTACCTGAAGCCGAGCACGCAACCCGTTTTTGGCAGAATCTTCTGACTGCAAAAGACAGTGTTTCGCATTTCTCCTCCAAAGAAATACAGCAAGATGCAGAAGCGCCCTCCAACCATTATGTTGCAGCAAAAGGTGTTTTAAAAGATGCCGAATGCTTCGATCATGAGTTTTTTGATATTCCGCCATCCGTTGCAAAATGGCTCGACCCGCAGCAACGTATTTTTCTTGAAACCTGCTATCATGCATTAGAAGATTCAGGCTATGCACAACATGCGGCGGGGCGTTCTATAGGTGTGTTCGCAGGCGCTAGCTTCAATACTTATCTCACAGAAAACCTGCAAAAGCATCCGCAGCTTTTTGATAAAGCGGACTGGCATCAATTGGTTATCAACAATAGCGCGGATTTTTTAAGCACTCGAGTCGCATATGCGTTTGATTTGCAAGGCCCAGCCCAAACGATTCAAACGGCATGTTCATCATCTTTAGTAGCGGTCCATCACGCATGCACCAGCCTACTCACCTATCAATGCGATATGGCACTTGCAGGCGGCATTAGCATTACCAGCCCTATCAAAGGGGGCTATGATTACAAAGAAAATAGTGTTTTTTCTGCCAGCGGCACGTGCCGCCCATTTGATGAAAATGCCGATGGCATGGTGCCTGGAAACGGCGCAGGTGTTGTGATACTCAAACGCCTCAGCGATGCGCTGGTTGATAACGATCATATATATGCTGTCATAGCGGGATCTGCCATAAATAATGATGGCCGCAATAAAATGAGCTTTGCAGCACCTACTGCTAAAGGGCAAGTTAATGTAATCCGCGCTGCTGCCGATTTTGCCGGAATCTCGCCAGCACAGTTTGCCTTCGTTGAAACACACGGTACAGGTACAAAATTAGGCGACCGTATCGAGTTGAGCGCCTTGAATGAAGTTCTGACAGAGGCTGGTGCGGCTGATTGCGCTCTCACCTCTACAAAAGCCAATATCGGACATTTAGATGCGGCAGCGGGTGTTATAGGCCTGATTCGTAGTGCGTTGTCGCTTCATCACGGCATAATCGCCCCCAGCGCAAATTTTAGTGCTTTGCCTAAAGAATTATCTGCTAAAGACAGCGCTTACTACATCAATAAAACCACTAAAAAACTGCCTGCTGCACATAACTATGCGGGCGTAAGCTCTTTTGGTATTGGCGGCACCAACGCACATGCAATTATACGCAGCATACCAAAAAACCAAAATGCTGTTCTTCATAAACATGAATATTATATTTTACCACTCAGCGCTAAAAGTCCACAGGCCCTCAACCGCCTAAAAGCATCTTATCTGGAATATGTGGCAGAAGTACCGGCAGATTCAATTTGCAATGTGGCCTACAGCCTGCAGTGTCATCGTAAACATTACGCCTTTCGCGATTATATCACACTCGACACACAAGGAAATATCACCACATTGCCTAAAGGCAGTGACAGCTACAAGCAAGCACAACTATGGCTGCAAGGCACCGTTAAGGCTTCGGCTATTCAAAGCTTTGCATCAGGTTGCAAAATGCCTCTATTGCCATCTTACGCATTCAAACGCAAACGTTGCTGGCTGGCAGATGATGTTGCGCACAAACCAGCCGCTTTAAGTGCACAATTTACAGCACCACCAGCTATTCACGCCACCACGAACATTGCCGAAGCAATTCGCACGATATTGAAAGAACAGTTAGGGGTGAAAGAAATTGATGATGAGCAACGTTTTGAGGATATGGGAATTGATTCATTCCTTAGCATTGATTTGCTATGCCTGATAGAAGAACGCACCGGCAAAACATTAGCTTATGAAACATTTATGCAGCATGACTCTGTCTACAAGTTGTCTGCATATATTGCGTCACTAACAAAAAATTCACCACCACCAACTCATCCAGTAGATTCCTCGTTATGCATATTGCTTAAAGCAGGAGACACTGAGCTTGCACCGATTTTCATGATTCACCCGGCGGGCGGTTCGGTCACGGTTTTTAGGGATATATGCCAGTCTATGCAGACAAAACGCTGTATCTATGGCATTCAGGCGCTACCAAACCTTGCAGCTTCTTTTAAGCGCAGCACTATTGCGCATATGGCAAAAGATTACTTAGTCGCTATTCAGGCAAAGCAACCTTATGGCCCTTATGCGCTATGTGGCTCGTCGATGGGTGGAGCCGTGGCGTATGAGATAGCCGCCTTACTGCAAGCGCAAGGTGAGCAGATTGAGCTACTGGCAATGCTTGATACTCCATCGCCCTCCCGCCCAAGTGTAGTGCCGGAAACTGATGAAGCGGTGATGGAAGCTATTCGTGAGTTTTCACCGCAAGTGCATGCACAATTAGTAGATAGTTTGAATACCAGCCAGATCCGTACGCAAGAATTTATCAAATTATGGCGTTTACATCACGATTCAGTATTCAATTATTCACCAGCCGCCTATATAGGACAAATTATGTATTTTTACGCCACAGAGCGCGACCGTTTTACTCAGCCTAATCTGCATGAAGGCTGGCAACATTTGGTTGCATCCAAAGGCGGATTTTGCATGCATACCGTACAAGGTAACCACATTACCATGCATTTGGCACCCCATGCCAAACACATTGCCAATGTTTTAAGCAGTGAATTAAGTAATGGGTTTATTTCACAAAAGGTTGTAGTAGCTGGCTGA
- a CDS encoding amino acid adenylation domain-containing protein, whose translation MNNSAIKNKTGDLSACSTYRITQEQERLWLEWKLKPSGHAYNVNLQSRITGSLNREKLFAAIAASVEYFDTFRSYFEETPDGVRQNIIASLGDVVDFHDLSDHGLSLEACETKAQVILQRALQKPFNLKAPPLIRYTLVQCAPDLHYFSFVAPHIFCDHGSANTILQFVSQAYSTDPQLCMKQFAPANEGTVADYFNYTADYYSAEEKQAARQYWLNATRNIQPKVHFKHFQPPSINSDLGARRYFQFDAQQMQAIKTLARQHRTTPFSVLLAAFDTLLYRYFGQTDITVAYPVNMRPSHLRRLPHFFTNTLPLRTQLNGQMLFGDLIDTITRQRKNDRPYQALSYGDIVKAIRKNGVNYKDAKLNVTFAQTHFGLESFDFAGCKTTQVPPIYAEVASDLTLVYDVSTPPYLCAFEYKLDIFDEETIAAMAQHFVQLLDSVCTNSQQPLDAIALISQHNTHQIMTREAIASVCFDENLAHQAFERQSHVTPAATALLTTSGESITYQTLEQKANGLAHMLQSQGVKPNDKVAIIQPRSIEQILSIFAVLKVGGVYVPINPEQPQERTHAMLSQCDCSLVLTHIDTPSMSYGDLPYITVSHSTLPYMERISVERSASDIAYILFTSGSTNVPNGVQVSHCNIAVRMGWYNKTLNIKLHETVLSRINIWFDPSVYEILGTLSSGARLVIADENEIRDTQKFIALLNAYHVNITNTVPSQLANMLQHLSTEKLADLRCVISGGEALQPKLKDQFRTVLPHTRLLNMYGPTECTIMATCEDCSESSYAGDKISIGKAINHTEVHIYTPQMQIQPNGAEGEICISGPGVTQGYFNNSELNAERFIAHPYVPHVKLYRTGDMGYKASDGEVFFLGRRDHQIKLRGNRIELPEIERAMYRLFDFETVAVLLKKSEAKLIAYISGTTSYTVQHICQQLKTVLPTYMIPAEYIPLDSFPLTSNGKIDRAALQHIDADALPQQATDYGLTPLEKRLTQLWAQTLQILPESINPEVTFFDLGGDSFEVVNLAAQMEQNLECALPAEMIFEYPTIRQLAGKLEDAQSQIVTSENATANSRRAAMQQFKTRKKEELQ comes from the coding sequence ATGAATAATAGCGCAATAAAAAATAAAACGGGCGATTTATCTGCTTGCTCCACATACCGCATTACACAAGAGCAAGAGCGATTGTGGCTAGAATGGAAGCTGAAACCGTCCGGCCATGCGTATAATGTGAATCTTCAATCGCGCATCACCGGTTCTTTAAATCGCGAAAAACTTTTTGCGGCTATTGCTGCCAGTGTGGAATATTTCGATACATTCAGAAGCTATTTTGAAGAAACACCGGATGGCGTTCGGCAAAACATTATCGCCAGCTTAGGCGACGTTGTGGATTTTCATGATCTGAGCGACCACGGGCTTAGCCTGGAAGCATGCGAGACAAAAGCGCAAGTGATCTTGCAGCGCGCTTTACAAAAGCCGTTTAACCTCAAAGCGCCACCGCTCATCCGTTATACGCTTGTGCAATGTGCCCCAGATCTGCATTATTTTTCTTTTGTAGCGCCGCATATTTTTTGCGACCATGGTTCTGCTAACACTATTTTACAATTTGTGTCGCAAGCTTATAGCACCGATCCCCAGCTGTGTATGAAACAATTCGCCCCCGCAAACGAGGGTACGGTCGCTGATTATTTTAACTATACTGCTGATTATTATAGCGCCGAAGAAAAGCAGGCGGCACGGCAATATTGGCTAAATGCTACTCGAAATATTCAGCCAAAAGTACATTTCAAGCATTTTCAGCCTCCGTCAATCAACAGCGATCTTGGAGCACGCCGTTATTTTCAGTTTGATGCTCAGCAAATGCAGGCCATAAAAACATTGGCCCGACAGCATCGCACTACACCGTTTTCTGTTTTGTTGGCCGCGTTCGATACATTACTTTACCGGTATTTTGGCCAGACCGATATCACGGTCGCCTATCCAGTCAATATGCGCCCATCGCATCTTCGCCGATTGCCGCATTTTTTCACTAACACATTGCCTTTACGCACACAACTCAATGGACAAATGTTATTTGGCGACCTAATAGATACGATTACGCGCCAACGCAAGAACGATCGCCCATATCAAGCGCTTTCTTATGGTGATATTGTTAAAGCAATCCGTAAAAATGGCGTGAATTATAAAGACGCAAAGCTTAATGTCACCTTCGCACAAACCCATTTTGGGCTGGAGTCATTCGATTTTGCCGGATGCAAAACCACACAAGTACCACCGATATATGCTGAGGTAGCCTCGGATCTGACGCTGGTTTATGACGTAAGCACACCTCCTTATTTATGTGCGTTCGAATATAAACTAGATATCTTCGATGAAGAAACCATCGCGGCCATGGCCCAGCACTTTGTGCAACTGCTTGACAGTGTATGTACGAATAGCCAACAACCACTGGATGCTATTGCACTGATTTCACAGCATAATACTCACCAGATTATGACACGTGAAGCGATAGCTAGTGTGTGCTTTGACGAAAATCTTGCTCATCAGGCGTTTGAGCGGCAAAGCCATGTCACCCCTGCTGCAACCGCTTTGCTTACCACCAGCGGCGAATCAATAACCTATCAGACTTTGGAACAAAAAGCGAATGGCCTTGCGCATATGCTTCAATCTCAGGGGGTTAAGCCAAATGATAAAGTGGCCATTATTCAACCGCGCTCCATTGAGCAAATTTTATCGATATTTGCAGTATTAAAAGTTGGCGGCGTATATGTGCCTATCAATCCAGAGCAACCGCAAGAGCGCACACATGCAATGCTCAGCCAGTGCGATTGTTCGTTGGTTCTCACTCATATAGATACACCATCCATGTCTTATGGCGACCTGCCATATATCACGGTGTCACACAGCACATTGCCTTATATGGAACGCATTAGTGTGGAGCGCTCTGCCAGCGACATAGCATATATACTGTTTACTTCCGGCTCTACCAACGTACCCAATGGTGTGCAGGTAAGCCACTGTAATATTGCTGTGCGGATGGGATGGTATAATAAAACGCTTAATATAAAATTACACGAAACCGTACTAAGCCGCATCAATATATGGTTTGATCCTTCCGTATATGAAATATTGGGCACATTATCCTCAGGCGCACGCCTTGTGATTGCCGATGAGAATGAAATTCGCGACACTCAAAAATTCATAGCGTTGCTGAATGCTTATCACGTGAATATAACCAACACCGTTCCCAGCCAATTAGCCAACATGCTCCAACATCTTTCTACAGAAAAACTGGCTGATTTGCGCTGTGTGATTTCGGGCGGCGAAGCATTACAGCCAAAATTGAAAGACCAGTTTCGCACCGTTTTGCCGCATACGCGGTTGCTTAATATGTATGGCCCTACAGAATGTACCATTATGGCTACCTGCGAAGATTGCAGCGAAAGCTCATATGCCGGAGACAAAATTTCCATTGGCAAAGCTATCAATCACACAGAGGTGCATATTTATACGCCACAAATGCAGATACAACCCAATGGTGCTGAAGGAGAAATTTGCATTAGCGGCCCCGGCGTGACGCAAGGTTACTTCAATAATTCTGAGTTAAACGCTGAACGTTTTATTGCCCATCCCTATGTACCACATGTTAAATTATATCGCACTGGCGATATGGGATATAAAGCTTCCGATGGCGAAGTATTCTTTTTAGGGCGTCGCGATCATCAGATAAAATTGCGGGGAAATCGCATCGAGCTGCCAGAAATTGAACGGGCGATGTATCGTTTGTTTGATTTTGAGACCGTTGCGGTTCTACTTAAAAAATCAGAAGCAAAATTAATTGCATATATTAGTGGCACCACAAGCTACACTGTACAGCATATCTGCCAACAGCTAAAAACCGTATTGCCTACATATATGATTCCGGCAGAGTATATTCCTTTAGATTCTTTTCCCCTCACTTCCAACGGGAAAATTGATCGCGCAGCATTGCAACACATAGATGCGGATGCATTGCCCCAACAAGCTACTGATTATGGCCTAACCCCATTGGAAAAGCGGCTCACACAGCTTTGGGCGCAAACACTTCAAATTCTCCCTGAAAGCATAAACCCTGAAGTCACATTCTTTGATCTGGGAGGCGATTCCTTTGAAGTTGTGAATCTAGCCGCCCAGATGGAGCAAAACCTCGAATGCGCATTGCCCGCAGAGATGATTTTTGAATACCCCACCATCCGCCAGCTTGCTGGTAAACTTGAAGACGCACAGTCACAAATAGTTACATCAGAAAACGCTACTGCAAATAGTCGCCGCGCAGCAATGCAGCAGTTTAAAACCCGTAAGAAGGAGGAGCTGCAATGA
- a CDS encoding helix-turn-helix domain-containing protein — translation MNNLYAHVGMRLKIRRRELGLTQKEVAAHIGVAYQQLQKYESGKSRVDSERLFELAHFLKVDIEYFFDASGRHASEQQIKNQPDVLDNMTCSIISDLNKLGPKVKQPLANFLRELTRALEVD, via the coding sequence ATGAATAATCTCTATGCTCATGTAGGCATGCGCTTGAAAATACGTCGTCGTGAATTAGGGCTTACACAAAAAGAGGTGGCGGCGCATATAGGAGTGGCTTACCAGCAACTACAAAAATACGAATCGGGTAAAAGCCGTGTGGACTCTGAGAGATTGTTTGAACTTGCCCATTTTTTGAAAGTGGACATAGAATATTTTTTTGATGCTTCGGGTAGGCATGCATCAGAGCAGCAAATAAAAAACCAACCAGATGTGCTGGATAATATGACATGTTCCATTATTTCTGATTTGAATAAATTAGGCCCAAAAGTGAAGCAGCCTTTGGCTAATTTCCTGCGAGAACTAACACGCGCCTTGGAAGTTGATTAG
- a CDS encoding ATP-binding protein has protein sequence MRSSSTLIREYLIFSGILVFIVATICLLFSWKLYQSIEEARDHLLVSYEEAISENLRHSFDKIANHHRFLGEKARLLIDQNKSDLIPVLLQGEGKVDSGLRSIYAWMSTQWERGACNDSPPWQLNVSALHSNHANYLPVYMFIDSDNGCIGRISSKLYIDQLDFSLAEVSQRYEKLSFMLFDSNGNFLVASNPSVMATDIVKTDLAVPVQLGDTQYIKSTTTSNGLQIMVGYKQADWVSSINAAIGTSVLLGACLTGIYLVLLFLFRRHTIVPLIDRLYKEKAREVENRMESQRLLRSITDKMPGFVYQYKMRSSQNHQITLLTRGSDAIFGNESRGTKDILHWQLTDSQEVINLQDDIMQHRLHENDSYNVTFPLVVDGKVKWLFDQGIYLSGNKEEKTIEGVVIDITDIKEAEEQLKQALAKLRQSNEELEKFSFIFSHDLKEPLRVISIFSQMLERHLEMRGIDDDEVKIINQHIMQGVDRAKEIIENILDYYVSSHEELKIVEVSVEQLVKELIPFFSNIDESKQVNFNIESLPVICADKKLLKNVLQNIISNSVKFCDKKYCQITISAESSDTDITFAIKDNGIGIPKKYHNSIFDLFKRLNRKDEYEGTGVGLALCKRVIEAHGGQIWVKSDVGQGTTFYIKLPKIMPQ, from the coding sequence ATGCGTTCATCGTCTACACTTATTCGCGAATATCTTATCTTCAGTGGCATACTGGTATTTATCGTTGCCACTATTTGTCTTCTTTTCAGTTGGAAGCTGTATCAATCCATTGAGGAAGCGCGTGATCACTTGCTGGTTTCCTATGAGGAAGCTATTTCAGAAAACCTGCGTCATAGTTTTGATAAAATCGCGAATCACCATCGGTTTTTAGGAGAAAAAGCGCGTTTGCTTATCGACCAAAATAAAAGTGACTTGATACCCGTTCTACTTCAAGGCGAAGGCAAGGTAGATAGTGGATTGCGCAGTATCTATGCATGGATGTCTACGCAATGGGAGCGCGGAGCGTGTAATGATAGCCCCCCATGGCAATTGAACGTAAGCGCGTTACATAGCAACCATGCAAATTATTTGCCAGTATATATGTTTATTGATTCTGACAACGGATGCATCGGGCGTATTAGCAGCAAACTATACATCGACCAACTGGATTTCTCGCTTGCCGAGGTTAGCCAGCGATATGAAAAGCTTTCGTTCATGCTTTTTGATAGTAATGGTAATTTTTTAGTTGCCTCGAACCCCTCTGTCATGGCAACGGATATTGTTAAAACTGATTTGGCTGTGCCTGTTCAACTGGGTGATACTCAATATATTAAAAGCACGACCACGTCTAACGGCTTACAAATTATGGTGGGCTATAAACAAGCGGATTGGGTAAGCAGTATCAACGCTGCAATTGGCACATCGGTGCTTTTAGGGGCTTGTCTTACGGGTATATATCTGGTGCTGCTATTTCTCTTTCGCCGACACACGATTGTTCCGCTAATTGATCGGCTATATAAAGAAAAAGCACGCGAGGTAGAAAACCGTATGGAAAGCCAGCGCTTGCTCAGAAGTATTACTGATAAAATGCCAGGCTTTGTATATCAGTATAAAATGCGCAGTTCGCAAAATCACCAAATTACCCTCCTGACCCGAGGGAGCGATGCAATTTTTGGAAACGAATCTCGTGGAACCAAAGATATATTGCATTGGCAGTTAACAGACTCGCAGGAAGTCATAAACCTGCAAGATGACATTATGCAGCATCGATTGCATGAGAATGATAGTTATAACGTTACCTTTCCGCTGGTGGTGGATGGTAAAGTGAAATGGCTCTTTGATCAGGGGATATATCTTTCTGGAAATAAAGAAGAAAAAACCATTGAAGGTGTGGTGATTGACATTACCGATATTAAAGAAGCCGAAGAACAGCTTAAACAGGCATTGGCTAAACTCAGGCAATCGAATGAAGAGCTGGAGAAGTTCTCATTTATTTTTTCACATGACCTTAAAGAGCCACTCCGTGTGATTTCGATTTTTTCACAAATGCTTGAGCGGCATTTAGAGATGCGCGGTATTGATGATGATGAAGTAAAAATAATTAATCAGCACATCATGCAGGGTGTGGATCGCGCCAAAGAAATTATAGAAAATATTCTGGACTATTATGTATCTTCGCACGAAGAATTGAAAATTGTAGAGGTCTCAGTCGAGCAGTTAGTGAAGGAGCTAATACCATTCTTTAGTAATATAGATGAAAGTAAGCAGGTGAATTTCAATATTGAAAGCCTGCCAGTAATTTGTGCAGATAAAAAGTTATTAAAAAATGTATTGCAGAACATCATTAGTAATTCGGTGAAATTTTGCGATAAAAAATATTGTCAGATTACTATTAGCGCTGAATCAAGTGACACAGACATTACATTTGCGATCAAAGATAACGGAATTGGCATCCCAAAAAAATATCATAATTCTATTTTCGACTTGTTTAAGCGCCTCAATCGTAAAGATGAATATGAAGGAACAGGGGTTGGGCTTGCATTATGTAAAAGAGTGATAGAGGCACATGGTGGACAGATTTGGGTGAAGTCGGATGTGGGGCAGGGAACAACCTTTTACATCAAGCTGCCAAAAATAATGCCACAATAG
- a CDS encoding response regulator, producing MNEVNVYIGSFLRDARKRRKLTQDYVAEKVGISRQLMQQYEQGISKIHVSRLFAMCQVIGEDVHELMENVSVLMEKSRHQERNPPRSMEIVKNRPLRVLLVEDSKADELSIVQAIEVCDEDVDLNIARDGAQALRILGKDALDYSKKPDIILLDLNLPMISGRDLLKQFRAHSVYCSIPIVVLTNSTNIQEMQSAYMLGASGYLVKSFDLEDFYHNIQIVITYWYTNILP from the coding sequence ATGAACGAGGTTAATGTTTATATCGGCAGCTTCTTACGCGATGCGCGTAAACGCCGCAAACTCACGCAGGATTATGTCGCCGAAAAAGTGGGTATCTCACGTCAGCTTATGCAGCAATATGAGCAGGGTATTTCAAAAATACATGTATCGCGTTTATTTGCCATGTGTCAGGTTATAGGCGAAGACGTGCATGAGTTGATGGAAAACGTTTCTGTCCTCATGGAAAAGTCCCGCCATCAAGAGCGCAATCCTCCGCGCAGTATGGAGATCGTTAAGAATCGCCCATTGCGAGTATTGTTGGTGGAAGACTCAAAGGCAGATGAGCTTTCTATTGTGCAGGCGATTGAAGTTTGCGATGAAGACGTGGATTTAAATATCGCCCGCGATGGCGCACAAGCGCTACGTATTTTAGGTAAAGATGCGCTCGATTACTCAAAAAAGCCGGATATAATCCTTCTGGATCTAAACTTGCCTATGATCAGCGGGCGCGACCTGCTGAAGCAATTTCGTGCACACAGCGTCTATTGTAGCATCCCCATAGTGGTATTGACCAATTCAACGAATATTCAGGAAATGCAATCCGCCTACATGCTGGGCGCAAGTGGCTATTTAGTTAAATCTTTCGATCTTGAAGACTTTTATCATAACATTCAAATTGTTATCACCTATTGGTACACAAATATTTTGCCATAG
- a CDS encoding TolC family protein, protein MRTAFFASVFLAGLLLAPPSYAETFDALLQKLNNHPQVDAILAQSERQNELAQGELGLPDPIISIGVNNLPTDSFSFDTERMTSKGVEFRQEIPSYSLRKARSSIREAESHKQKLMADYAQAQLKALLIKRLVQLEMLDALEDAASKQVALYHSIDKHLQGRVGAGDSVYGQFFAFDAEKLEVQHNLNDISQKRSEAEEELRWLVGEVPDSVVVEDMVSQWPVDAESMYPTLIAKEDVSVKRKSVDEADAAFKPNYGIKTAYMQRDMVNGNDLSDTFTIKASMSIPLWASRNQKPKLRAAEAAERSAGFAFENTKRQWLSRMNVLQNELDVLLKNVAVLEKKKKALNELIASNERGYESGELGYDIYVKAKIDQLDVDQRLIRHHAHHKIVVAQINSHIRETPHEKD, encoded by the coding sequence ATGAGAACCGCATTTTTTGCGAGTGTATTTCTTGCAGGATTGCTACTTGCACCACCAAGCTACGCAGAAACATTTGATGCTCTGCTGCAAAAGCTAAACAACCATCCGCAGGTGGATGCTATTTTGGCACAAAGTGAACGTCAGAACGAACTGGCGCAAGGGGAGCTTGGCTTGCCTGATCCCATTATATCTATTGGGGTAAACAATCTGCCAACGGATAGCTTTTCGTTTGATACGGAGCGTATGACCTCTAAAGGTGTTGAATTTAGGCAGGAGATTCCCAGCTATAGCCTGCGTAAAGCCCGCTCCAGCATACGTGAGGCAGAGTCTCACAAACAAAAGCTGATGGCCGATTATGCACAAGCACAGTTGAAGGCATTGCTTATCAAGCGGCTGGTGCAACTGGAGATGCTTGATGCGTTGGAAGATGCCGCATCGAAGCAAGTAGCACTTTATCATAGCATAGACAAGCATTTGCAGGGCCGCGTCGGGGCAGGCGATTCGGTATACGGCCAATTCTTTGCTTTTGATGCAGAAAAGTTGGAAGTGCAGCATAATTTAAATGACATAAGTCAGAAACGTAGCGAGGCAGAGGAAGAGTTGCGATGGCTTGTGGGGGAAGTGCCGGATAGTGTGGTGGTGGAAGACATGGTGTCCCAGTGGCCGGTGGATGCAGAAAGTATGTATCCTACGCTTATTGCCAAAGAAGATGTGTCAGTAAAACGCAAAAGCGTCGATGAGGCCGATGCTGCTTTCAAACCCAATTACGGCATCAAAACCGCTTATATGCAACGTGATATGGTAAATGGCAATGATCTAAGCGATACATTCACGATTAAAGCCAGCATGTCAATTCCGCTCTGGGCATCGCGCAATCAGAAGCCAAAACTTCGTGCAGCAGAAGCTGCCGAGCGTAGTGCCGGATTCGCCTTTGAGAATACAAAGCGCCAGTGGCTCAGCCGCATGAACGTGTTGCAAAACGAACTGGATGTATTGCTTAAAAATGTAGCTGTGCTGGAAAAAAAGAAAAAGGCTTTGAATGAACTTATCGCTTCTAACGAGCGAGGTTATGAGTCCGGCGAACTGGGTTACGATATTTATGTGAAGGCAAAGATAGACCAGCTGGATGTCGATCAGAGACTCATTCGCCACCACGCCCATCATAAAATCGTTGTAGCTCAGATAAACAGTCACATACGGGAGACACCCCATGAAAAAGATTAA